In Papaver somniferum cultivar HN1 chromosome 1, ASM357369v1, whole genome shotgun sequence, a genomic segment contains:
- the LOC113358569 gene encoding uncharacterized protein LOC113358569, which translates to MNSCGLSEEEAISASKKVNFNTTTKPNSVIKLLKQYGFTQPHITKLINKRPTFLQSDPEKTLRPKFDFFKSRGFSGFDIAKLTSTDPSLLIASLEDKLIPFFDILKGIVHTDQNVITTLRRRAWFFGNYVLMENMLVNIEVLKEEGVPECNVSKFLISRPRVLTMETGKFREVVEELKSMGFDTSKTAFLVAIHAIFAMSKSTWEMKVGVYKTWGWSEDEILTAFRKCPYCMMASEKKINGVMSFLVNEMGYIAQAIVHCPELFTYNLEKRIAPRCLVIRILRSKGLLKQEYNINTIATKSDKVFLELFVSKFEKEAPELLNVYHETVVWTANHKDLHLHKPSSIHFTDDGKLVLRSFDYPTDTILSGQKLGPGVQLSSGRNILYVQETDGLVATDNRDKIRVISDALDEGSFILKYLYRNKNQPPRQQQGEEGVL; encoded by the exons ATGAATTCATGTGGATTATCAGAAGAAGAAGCAATCTCCGCATCAAAAAAGGTAAATTTCAATACCACTACAAAACCAAATTCAGTCATAAAATTACTAAAACAATACGGATTCACTCAGCCCCACATTACAAAACTCATAAATAAACGCCCCACCTTCCTCCAATCCGATCCTGAGAAAACATTGAGACCCAAATTCGATTTCTTCAAATCTAGAGGATTCTCTGGATTTGACATTGCCAAATTAACTTCTACTGACCCGTCACTTCTTATAGCTAGTTTAGAAGATAAATTAATCCCATTCTTTGATATACTCAAAGGAATTGTTCACACTGATCAGAATGTGATTACAACGCTGAGACGAAGAGCTTGGTTTTTCGGAAACTATGTTTTAATGGAGAATATGTTGGTTAACATTGAGGTTTTGAAAGAAGAAGGTGTGCCTGAATGCAATGTGTCTAAATTTCTGATTTCACGGCCGAGGGTGCTGACAATGGAGACTGGGAAATTTAGAGAAGTTGTTGAAGAGCTTAAATCTATGGGGTTCGATACATCGAAGACTGCGTTTCTTGTAGCGATTCATGCGATTTTTGCGATGAGTAAATCCACCTGGGAGATGAAAGTTGGTGTTTATAAGACATGGGGTTGGTCTGAAGATGAGATTTTGACAGCGTTTAGGAAATGTCCTTATTGTATGATGGCTTCTGAGAAGAAGATTAATGGGGTTATGAGTTTTTTGGTGAATGAAATGGGGTATATTGCACAGGCTATTGTACATTGTCCTGAACTGTTTACTTATAATTTGGAGAAGAGGATTGCTCCGAGGTGTTTGGTTATTCGGATTCTGCGATCCAAGGGTTTGCTTAAGCAAGAGTATAACATAAATACGATAGCCACGAAGTCTGACAAGGTGTTTTTGGAATTGTTTGTGAGTAAGTTTGAGAAAGAGGCTCCTGAATTGTTGAATGTGTATCATG AAACCGTAGTTTGGACAGCAAACCACAAAGATCTTCATTTACATAAACCGTCTTCAATTCATTTCACTGACGACGGAAAGTTGGTTTTGCGG AGTTTCGATTATCCTACTGATACTATCCTCAGCGGTCAGAAGTTAGGACCTGGAGTTCAGCTTAGCTCTGGTCGTAACATACTATATGTTCAAGAGACTGATGGTTTAGTTGCAACAGATAACAGAGACAAGATAAGAGTAATATCAGATGCGCTGGATGAGGGTTCATTCA TACTTAAATATCTCTACCGAAACAAGAATCAGCCACCAAGGCAACAACAAGGTGAGGAGGGAGTATTGTGA
- the LOC113335622 gene encoding uncharacterized protein LOC113335622, translated as MGARNHCSINFLLLLLLSVLVSKCSSIRFGPVVVHVQNDIEGYEAALEYHCFSDNDDLGQRILHQEEVYVWSMRTPMPSHVLAPGEQILVSGRPLIIRDVPAQAGGITTSTALPDYGCIDACKNAYGVNYVFRVSICSVSNVVNWCFCCGGDMVLRPKEP; from the exons ATGGGTGCCAGAAACCATTGCAGTATAAATTTCTTGTTGTTGCTATTGTTGTCAGTTCTAGTTTCCAAATGTTCGTCGATTCGGTTTGGTCCCGTCGTCGTACACGTACAGAATGATATCGAAGGTTATGAAGCTGCGTTGGAGTACCATTGCTTTTCCGATAATGACGATTTAGGTCAGCGTATTCTGCATCAAG AGGAGGTGTACGTTTGGTCAATGCGGACTCCTATGCCTTCCCATGTTCTGGCGCCGGGAGAACAAATCTTGGTATCGGGAAGGCCCCTGATTATAAGGGATGTGCCGGCCCAGGCTGGTGGTATAACAACGTCTACTGCGTTGCCTGATTATGGCTGTATAGATGCCTGTAAAAATGCATATGGGGTCAACTATGTTTTCAGAGTGAGCATCTGCAGTGTCAGTAATGTTGTTAATTGGTGTTTCTGTTGTGGTGGTGATATGGTGTTGCGGCCGAAGGAGCCCTAG
- the LOC113312846 gene encoding DEAD-box ATP-dependent RNA helicase 53, mitochondrial-like produces the protein MNHLLRKSCSSSIASKQTLTALMVSIESLHIFPSPSKPTVNNEKRRDFSKVSERYGGNGFLGVRQFHFSTTPLEIRASSTCLKSAPYAAAVAADFTDQSGVGVVSDEGLEISKLGIHNDIVMALANKGITKLFPIQKAVLEPAMSGRDMIGRARTGTGKTLAFGIPIMDKIIKFNEAHGLGRNPLALVLAPTRELARQVEKEFHESAPKLHTLCVYGGVPAHQQTRELDYGVDVVVGTPGRIIDLCNRGALNLSEVQFVVLDEADQMLAVGFDEAVETILQKLPTKRQSMMFSATMPPWIRKLTQKYLQNPSVVDLVGDSDQKLADGITLYSIEAEMYGKASVIGSLITEHAKGGKTIVFTQTKRDADRLAYSMGQKFKCEALHGDIAQNQRERTLLGFRDGAFNVLVATDVAARGLDVPNVDLVIHYELPMTSEIFVHRSGRTGRAGKKGTAILVHSGQQIRQVQGIARDVGCKFIELPKIAATGGGEDMFGGMGGGQYGSGGGGSRGGYGGGFGSGSRGGYGGGSSSGYGGGSRGGYGGGSQGGYGGASQGGYGGASQGGFGRSSGGFGSGSSGGFGNGSSGGFGSRSSGGFGGSGSGFGNSNSGPSGGYGGPSSSGFGGPSSGGFGSGSSGGFGGRFGGSGSGGNSSGSGFGGNSGFGGSNPGPSSGGFSGPSAGGSGSTPSRFSFEE, from the exons ATGAACCACCTCTTAAggaaatcatgttcttcttcaattGCGTCAAAGCAAACACTCACTGCTTTGATGGTTTCAATTGAATCACTCCATATATTCCCATCTCCATCAAAACCCACTGTTAACAACGAGAAAAGGAGAGATTTTTCTAAGGTTTCTGAGAGATATGGAGGAAATGGGTTTCTGGGGGTTcgtcaatttcatttttcaactaCCCCTTTAGAAATTAGAGCATCATCTACTTGTTTAAAATCAGCTCCgtatgctgctgctgttgctgctgatttcACTGATCAAAGTGGTGTTGGAGTTGTTAGTGATGAAGGTCTTGAAATTTCTAAACTTGGGATTCATAATGATATTGTTATGGCTTTGGCTAACAAAGGAATCACCAAACTGTTTCCTATTCAG AAAGCTGTATTGGAGCCTGCGATGTCGGGGCGTGATATGATAGGCAGAGCAAGAACTGGTACAGGGAAGACCCTTGCATTTGGGATTCCCATCatggataaaatcataaaatttaacGAGGCACATGG GTTAGGAAGAAATCCACTGGCTCTAGTTTTGGCTCCAACCAGAGAACTTGCTCGTCAAGTTGAGAAGGAATTTCATGAATCGGCACCCAAGCTTCATACCCTATGTGTTTATGGTGGTGTGCCTGCACACCAGCAGACACGTGAGCttgattatggagttgatgtCGTTGTTGGTACTCCTGGACGTATTATTGATCTGTGTAACAGAGGGGCGCTAAACTTGTCTGAAGTTCAGTTTGTTGTTCTTGATGAGGCCGATCAGATGCTTGCTGTGGGTTTCGACGAAGCTGTTGAAACAATATTGCAGAAGCTACCAACAAAGCGTCAGAGTATGATGTTCTCAGCCACAATGCCACCATGGATTAGAAAGCTTACCCAAAAGTACCTTCAAAATCCTTCAGTAGTTGATCTG GTTGGAGATTCAGATCAAAAACTAGCTGATGGTATTACGTTGTACTCAATTGAAGCAGAGATGTACGGAAAGGCATCAGTCATTGGTTCTCTAATTACA GAACATGCAAAAGGAGGGAAAACTATAGTTTTCACACAAACAAAAAGAGATGCTGATCGACTGGCTTACTCTATGGGACAAAAGTTTAAGTGTGAGGCACTGCATGGAGATATTGCACAAAATCAAAGGGAAAGGACACTATTAGGCTTCCGAGATGGGGCATTCAATGTGTTAGTTGCTACCGATGTTGCTGCTCGTGGACTTGATGTTCCTAACGTTGATCTC GTTATACATTATGAGCTACCAATGACCTCAGAGATATTCGTTCATAGATCTGGTCGAACAGGACGCGCTGGAAAGAAAGGTACTGCAATTCTAGTCCATTCTGGACAGCAGATCAGACAAGTGCAGGGTATTGCGAGAGATGTGGGATGCAAGTTCATAGAG CTCCCTAAGATTGCTGCTACGGGTGGAGGTGAGGACATGTTTGGAGGCATGGGTGGTGGTCAATATGGATCAGGTGGTGGCGGATCACGAGGTGGGTATGGTGGTGGGTTTGGCAGTGGATCACGAGGTGGGTATGGTGGTGGATCATCTAGTGGTTATGGCGGTGGATCACGAGGTGGGTATGGTGGTGGGTCGCAAGGGGGGTATGGCGGTGCATCGCAAGGTGGGTATGGCGGTGCATCACAAGGTGGGTTTGGCAGATCATCTGGTGGGTTTGGCAGTGGATCATCTGGTGGGTTTGGCAATGGTTCATCTGGTGGGTTTGGCAGTAGATCATCTGGTGGCTTTGGTGGATCGGGTTCTGGATTCGGTAACAGTAATTCAGGTCCTTCGGGTGGATATGGTGGTCCTTCATCGAGTGGATTCGGTGGTCCTTCATCTGGTGGGTTTGGCAGTGGATCATCTGGTGGGTTTGGTGGACGTTTTGGTGGATCAGGTTCAGGTGGTAACAGTTCTGGCTCCGGTTTTGGCGGTAATTCTGGATTTGGTGGCAGTAATCCAGGTCCTTCATCAGGTGGATTCAGTGGTCCTTCAGCAGGTGGATCTGGTTCAACCCCTTCTCGCTTCAGCTTCGAAGAATGA